Below is a window of Candidatus Thiodiazotropha endoloripes DNA.
GTCGGTTGGTGAATGGTCTCCGGAATCCGGCTGAAATCATTTTGCACCAGCGCCAGTCCGGCGATGGCTGAGGGATCACCGCGCAATACCTTGTTGCGAAATGGTTCCAGATTGATCAACAGGTCCATATTCACCGGGTAGCGCTTCTCCAGGGCGCTCATCAGGGCACCTGCCAGATCGGTGACCTTACGCTCATTGAAAACGTTGTACTGGTTGAGCACCTTATCGACGCCCAGCGGAGCCAGATACTTGGTGTAGGCCTGGCGGTGCAGGATGCCAGCCGCATCGATCAGGGTCAGTGTTTTCACCGCTGCAGGGTAGCTGTGGGTGAATTGCAGACTGATTGCGCCACCCATCGAGTGACCAACCAGGTGAAATGGCTTGCCGACATGTTTGTCGGTCAGCTGATGGATCAGCCGGGCGTAGTTGACCGGTGAGTAGAGGGCGTTCTGCTTAGTCGAGCGGCCGAACCCCGGCAGATCGAAGGTGAAGATGAAATAGTCCTTTTTCAGCCGTTGCAGGATATCCTCCCAGCAGGTGGAGGCCTCATCCCCAAGACCGTGAACCATCACAACAGGCGGTTTGTTCGGGTTTCCGGCGGTTCTCAGGTAGACCTGGCCACCGAAGACCCTCTCCTGCTCATACCACTCCCGTTCATGGGGTTTGGCATTGACATTCAGGCTGACGAACAGCAGCGAGAGCAGAAACAGCAGTGCAGTTGGTTTTCTCATCATAGGGCAGTGCTCAGAAGCTTTGCTTCACTCCAGGGCAAGATGATAGCAGGGTGAGTAGTCCCCTTGTAGTTTCATTCTGTTCTGTTCGGCAAAGGCGATCAGCAGCCGGTCCATGGCATCCACCACCTGCTGCTCGCCATGTAGCATGAATGGCCCATGCCGCTCCACGGCACGGATGCCATCCTCTTTGACGTTGCCGGCGACAATGCCTGAAAAGGCTTTGCGCAGGTTGGCGGCTGCCAGATGGGCCTGCTGTTGTCGGTTGAGCTGCAATTTCGCCATCGCCTCATGGGTTGGGATGAAGGGGTGTTGCAGGTCGGTCTCGATATGCAGTTGCCAATTGAAATAGAAGGCGTCATTGCCGTCATACCGGTAACTTCTTACCCGCTCCATGTCCTCAGCCATGGCTTTTGCCACGGCTTCCGAATCATCGATGATGACCTGGTAGTATTGGCGTGCCTGATCGCCCAGTGCGATACCGATGAAGCGGTCGATTTCATCGAAATAGTCAGCACACTCGGCAGGCCCGGTCAGGATCAGCGGAAAGGCGTGCTCCCGATTGTCGTGGTGCATCAGGATGCCGAGCAGATAGAGCAGCTCTTCCATGGTTCCCGCGCCACCGGGAAAGATCACCACCCCATGACCGGTGCGGACGAAGGCTTCGAGGCGCTTTTCGATATCCGGCATGATCACCAGTTCGTTGACGATGGGGTTCGGTGGTTCCGAGGCAATGATGCCGGGTTCGGTGATACCCAGATAACGACCATTGCCAATACGTTGTTTGGCATGGCCCAGTGCCGCTCCTTTCATTGGGCCTTTCATCGCCCCGGGGCCGCATCCCGTGCAGATATTCAAGCCCCTCAGGCCGAGCTGGTAGCCTACCTCTTTGGAGTAGTCGTATTCGGATCTGCCGATCGAGTGTCCACCCCAGCAGACGATCAGATTGGGATCCATGCCGGTGTGTAAAACCCTGGCATTACGCAGGATATGGAATACTGCCGAGGTGATGTGTACCGGATCGTCCAGATCGTAAGCGGGATTGTTCTGAATCTCATTGTGGACATAGATGATGTCCCTTAATACTGCAAACAGATGCTCCTGGATACCACGGATCATCCTACCATCCACGAAGGCGCTGCCCGGGGCATTTTCCAGGCGTAACTGGATTCCCCGGTTACTCTGTATCAAGTGGATGCCAAAGTCCCGGTAGCTGTCGAAGATATCCTTCGCATTATCGGTTTCACTGCCGCAATTGAGTACCGCCAGTGCGCAGCGGCGGAACAGTCCATACAGACCCCGTGCACTGGTATCCAGCAGGTCGCTGACTTCAAGGTGAGAGAGTACTTCCAGGCTGCCGCCCGGCCTGACGGTGGCACTGAGACGGGTGATTGGCGGTTTATCTTCGTTGTGGGTCGCTGTAGAGAGCTTTTTCTGGCTTGCTTTACTCATGGTGATACTGGTTCGAGTCCGTTACACATTATCGTGAGCCTGTGGGCTCAGCAATAGACTATCCAAAAATCAATAGACCGAGTAGCAGCCTGAGAGTTCGAGGATGTGACCCAGTCACATCCTCGATGCGATTTCATCGCCGGGTTGATGAGGGTGACAATATCAGCGATTTGGCAGCAGATCCTCGATGATTTTTCGCTCTTCCAGCAGCTCTTTTTCCGAGGCTTTCAGACGGGCGATACTGAAATCATCCGGTTCCAGGCCCTGGACTATCTCATATTCACCATTTTTACATTTCACCGGAAATGAGAAAACGACGCCCTCATCAATCCCGTAACTGCCATCGGAGTGGACCGCCATACTGACCCAGTCATCATCCCTTGTACCCAGTGCCCAATCGTGCACATGGTCAACGACCGCGTCAGCCGCAGAGGCCGCAGAGGAGAGGCCGCGGGCCTCGATGATTTCCGCACCGCGTCGCTGAATTCTGGGAATGAAGTGATCGATCGCCCAATCCTGATTGACCAGATCGAATACCGGCTTGCCGTTGATCTGGCAGTTATCGATATGGGGATACTGGGTCATGGAGTGGTTGCCCCAAATGGTCATTCTGGTGATATCGGACACCAGAGAATTAGTCTTGTTGGCCAGCTGTCCCAGGGCCCGGTTGTGGTCCAGGCGGGTCATTGCGGTAAACTGACTCAGTTTCAGGTTCGGTGCATTGGCCGCTGCGATCAAGGCATTGGTATTGGCCGGATTGCCGACCACCAGTACCCGTACATCCGGGGAGGCGTGATCATTGATTGACTTGCCCTGATTGGAGAAGATCTTCGCGTTTTCAGTAATCAGATCTTTACGCTCCATGCCCTTGCTACGGGGTTTTGCGCCAATCAGGATCGCGTAATCGGTACCTCGAAAACCGATACTTGGGTCATCGGTGAGGACGATATCGTGCAACAGGGGAAAGGCACAATCCTCTAACTCCATACCAACACCGTTGAGTGAGGAGATGGCTTGGGGGATCTCGAGCAGACGAAGAATGACCGGTTGGTCCTGACCGAACATATCGCCTGAAGCGACTCGAAATGCCAGCGCGTATCCGATATGTCCAGCAGCGCCGGTTATGGTGACTTTTACAGCGGGTTTCATTTCAGTTGGATCCTCCCATTAAATTATTAGATGCCCGGATAAGTATAGTTAGTTACGCTCTTTTGGCATAGTCAATTCTGAAGCTAAAAGCGATATATTTATCAATCCTTTTTATTGGGCTGCGCTAGGGCCTATTGGATTAGTGTTAACAGGCCCTAGTTGGCTTTGGCAGATTCAGCCTCAATGATCACTTCATGCATTTCGATGGCGCCTTCACCTGCGAAAGCCTCTTTCGGCATCGGGTTGGCGTGTGCCTGTCGAAAGTCATCGCTACCGACCCAGTTTTCGAAGGCGGCTTTGTCCTGCCAGCTGGTCAACACAATATAGGGCGTATCCGGGTCGCTCGGTTTCAAGACCTGCATTCGTACGAAGCCGGGTTGTTTTTCAATCTGACCGCTGCGGGCCTGAAAGCGGGCCTCGAACATCTCCTCGAAGGCCTCAGCGACTGGAACTCGGTTGGCAACAATAAACATTTTTGACTCCTTGGATTCTGATTTCTTGGGTGCTATAGCGGCTATCTACCTAAATGGCGGTAGGCGGGGAGTGTCTGCAGCCTGTTGTCGGGTTTTGCCTCACCAACGGTAAAGTGATAGAGGCTTTGCAATCCGCTATCTTTCACGCCCGCAATCTGGTGAACCGCATCATCGAAAAAACAGCCGATGCCCGTGCCTCTGACACCATGGGCCTCCGCTTGCAGGTAGAGTACCTGACCGATCAGTCCGGCCTCCCAGAATAGCTCCGGATAGGCTAGTGGGCCTGAAGCCTGCAACGCTGTGTCGAACTCCGCCAGCATGCCAAGGCTGAAAAAGCTGCTGGCAGCGATATCCTGATGGCAACTTAGGGCTCGCGCGGCTTTTTTTACCTCAGTACTGACCAGTTGATGGAGCGGAATATGGGCAGGACAGGCTTCAATGGCCTGCCAGCTGAAATCCTCATCCAGATTCTGTTTCAGCCAGGGAAGCGCCTGCTGTGATCGGGGCAACAGATAGAGGCCGGGTGACAGACCCTCCACCCGGTGGACAAACAGCAGCAGATGTATTCGGGGCTGGTAGGGCCAGCTTTTCCACGGCTGCTCGATTGCTCGGGGCAGGCAGTGGTCGAGTATTTGATAGAAATGGCTCTGCTGCAGGATCGATTTACCATTGAAGGCCTGTGCGCTTCGTCGCTGCAGAATGATCTGGTGGATTGGCTGGTCCGGTACGCTTGCAGGTGCCGGGATCGATTCCTCCAGGGGTGCTTGCCGGCAGGGTGGGCACGCCATGAGAGGTTGTTCCAACTCATCGATCAGTGGCCAATGGTGGCTCGGCTGCTGGCTGAGCCGATTGGCATTGCCATGCCACTGGCTGGTTGTGGGGAGTTCTATCTCATCAGCACGGCTCGAGTCCGCTGTCGGATCCGGCTGCTCCTGGAGGCGGAATATCAGATCCGGGTATTCATCCTCGGCATCCTTGAAATCCTCCTGCCTGTCGAGTCCCAGTAGTTTTGCCAGCTCACCGCGGCTGACCGGTAGACGTTGCAGGCAACATCCAAGTGCTGCGGCCGAGTAGGCGAGGGCACCGATTGCATGACCGATGTCGAGCTGCACATAGCGGTAGGCCCGTTCACCATATTTCCAGGCTTCACGCCAGGCAATGCTGCTGAAGGCCAGCAGGATCTGTGGTTGGCTTTGCACAGCCGATCCGGTTTCCCCACGCAATTCCAGGGCGTGGGGATAGGGGGCATAGTGATAAACCCCATCCTTTAGTGACTTCAAGCCACTGACCAGCAGATAGGTCTCTGTTGGATGCAGATTGCCACTGGAGGGATTGCAGCGCAGTGACCATCGATCAGGTCCGTAGACCTTCCAGGCGGCCAGCCCCATGCTGAAGCGCAGCAGGCTGGAGATTTCTGTCAATCCCCAGTCCTTTATTGCAAGCTGAGGTTGCAGTTTGCTGAGGCTATTCAGCCCCGGTTCGGGCAGTTTTTCAAACTCCAGGGGAAGTTTGATCTGCGGTGCAGATTCAAACTGCCTGAATGGATTGGGCTGCTGCTCCCAGTCGAGAAAGTCCGGACCTGAGGCGTATCTGTCGAAGTGGTGCTTGGTCCGCTCGTGATAGGCGCGTACCAGCTCCAGGGTTGAAGTCGAGTGGTTTGCAATCATAGGGGGGGAAGACTGTCTTTCACTCTGGTTTGGTGATGCTCATTCGCTCGGTCTTGATACAAGTCGGAATCACCCCGCACCTCATGCAGATCCTTCTGCTCTCTACGAGGCGGCCACTTCATCGGGAGTTTTGGCCCGTATGGTAAGGGCATGCAGTTCCCCGGAGGCAATCTCCTGATTGAAAAGGGTTAAGATGGAGCGTTGTCGCTGCAGGCTTTTCATATCGGCAAACGCCGGCGTGGTGACATTGACCTCAAAGCTGCAACTCTCCCCGGCAACGCTGATTTCCGCATCCGGATAGATCTCTTTAATGCGCTGCATCAAATCTTGTTCATTCATGTCGATATCCCGTTGCTCATTAGGAGCGGCCCATTTTCTCACGGTTTCGCATCCCAGGGGCAGACTGATTCGATGAGAAATTTGTGGAAATCCGGTCGGAAATGGATGAGTAAAGCCTATTCGAGCCACTATACGGACTGGTCCCCCTTGCTACAACCGCTTGATGAGTCGGTGGATAACCGTGGTAATCGGCATAGTCAATGACACGGCCAACTGTGGAGGCTTGTCCACTTGATATCTACCTATTGAGAGATATTTGACAGTCTGCAACAGTTGGTGCAACGTTCTGTTTATCCGCTGAGCCAGGCCTGAGTCGAAGGCATGCTGAAAATCACTGAAAAGTGACTTGCAGGTTCGTCGGTTGATAATAATATTCCGGCAGGAAGGTGACCATGGATATCCATAATAAACCGATTCAAGAACGTATTGACTGGTTGTTCAACCACGCCCACAACCACTCCTGTAACTACACCAATCCGGAAAGCTGGTTAGCCCGCACCCGCTATCTGGCAGAGCACCCAACAGCAATTGCGGTACTGAAGTGTATGGATGGGCGAATCAATATCCCGATTGCCACCAATACTCCGAAAGGTATCATTCAGCCTTTCCGCAATCTGGGTGGTATGTTCGATCTGGGCTGGCCCCATCTGGGTGAAGTGCTGGCCAGCTATGTACAGAACATAATCTCCGAAGGCCGCCACACCATGATTCTGATCACCTACCACTTTTCCAAAGGTGATCCGCAAAGGGGGTGTGCCGGATTCAATTACGATACGGAGGCGGCAAAAGCTCATACTTTTGAGATCAAACGTCAGGTTGAAGCGGTATTCGGTGGAGGACACCAGACCGTCTATCCCATCGTCTGTGGTTTCGAGACCGACGAGGACGCGCTGATTCTGCATGGCAGCAACGGGGAGCTGCTGAACATGGCCGATATCAAGCCATTTGAGAGAGATACCCTCAGACCAAGGCTGGAAGCCCTGTTTCCGGATATGTCTCAGCAGATGTGTGAGGATCTACTGCCGCTGATTGCAGGCAATCTCGATCACATCGAAGCGGCCAGGAAGATCGACCGTGAACTGAATATCGAGCATCGGGAGTGGATGATCTGCATCGGTCGTGGTTTCGACTTTCTGCACATGCCGAATATTGCACTGATCATCGGTCCATACAGCCCCAGCCTGGCCGATCCGATTCATAAAGCAGCCGGTATCATTGAGAGCAACATGAAGGCTGGCCGGATACCGGATGATGGCTTTCTGCTGTTTGCCTCGGTACCTTTTCAGGATGTGGGAGTGGATCAGGCCAGGGCAAAGATGAAATCCAATTTTTTGTGTGAATTCGCTGCCAAAGAGATTCGCCAAAGCAATCCGCAACTGGCTGAGAAGATGCATGTGAAATCTGCTGTGTTGAATTGGCAGTCACGGGCGCTTGAGATAATGAATGAAGGGCCCTGATCCCGATAGAGCGGGTTAATAACTCGGTGAATGTGTAACTGTCCACCTGATCGAGTGCCAGGACCCGTTTATTGTTCCCGGGGCGGCATCAGGGTTACATTCTCATCCTGCTGGGAGATGAGCAGGGAGTGGGCCTGCTCGGCGGTCATCGGTCTGCCCAGCAGGTAACCCTGTCCAATACGACATTTGGTTGATCTGACGAAGCCGTGCTCCTGATTTGTCTCTATGCCTTCAGCGATCGCTTCCATACCCATATTCTCGGCGAGCTCCAACATACTTTGAACGATGGCTTGCCCGGTCTTGTTGCGTTCAATGTCACGTATGAAAGTCCGATCGATTTTAATCACTTTTGCAGGAAGGTTATGCAGGTAGGCCATCGATGAGTAGCCGGTTCCAAAGTCATCGATCGCTAATGGTATGCCGATGTGGCCCAGCTGTTTGAACACCTCTTTGGTGTGGTTGATATCATGCAGCATTGCCGATTCGGTTAACTCAAGTTCCAGTTCATGGCCGCTAAGGCAAAACTCGGTAATGTTGCTGGAGACTATTTTGGCTATGTCGGATTGTGAGAACAGCATGGCAGAGATATTGACTGCCATTTTACCTGGCTTCAATCCCTGTTTTAACCACTGCTGTTGTTGTTGACAGGCCATTTTCAAAACCATCAGGTCGATCTCGGCAATCTGCCCGGAATACTCAGCAATCTGGATAAATTCGCCAGGCAGCATTAGACCTTCAGTGGGATGTTGCCAGCGTACCAGAGCTTCGAAACCACAAATGGTATCGTTGTGCAGATCCCATTGTGGTTGAAAGTAGACAGTAAACTGTTGTTCACGAATCGCCGTACGCAGATCGTGTTCAACCTGTAGTGTCCGTTTCACTCGCTTGTTGATCTCATCGGAATAGAAGAGAAAACTGTCCCGGGTGTTTTTTTTCGCCTCGTACATGGCATGGTCGGCATTGATTACCAGTTCATCCGCTTCCTGTGCATCGTATGGATAGATGGCGATGCCGATACTTGCCGAGAGTTCTACCTGATGGCCATTGATGTTATAGGATTTTGCCAACTCATGAGTGATGTTCTCTGCAACGGATTGGGCCGCTGCAGTGGCTTGATCCCGATCGTCCAGGTCCGCCAGAATAACCGTGAACTCATCTCCTCCCAAACGGGCCACTGAATCATCTTCACGAAGACTCTGTTGGATACGTTTGGCTACGAACGTCAACAGCTTATCCCCGTTATCATGGCCCAGACGATCGTTGACACTCTTAAAGCGGTCGAGATCGATGAATAACATGGCGACGCAGTTCAACTTTCTTTTGGCATGAGTGATTGCGGTTTCGAGTCTGTCAATGAACAGTGTTCGGTTGGGTAGACCGCAAAGACTGTCGAAGTGGGCAAGGTAGTCGAGTCGGTTGTTCTGGGATTCGATCTCTTTATTTCGCTGCTCAATTGTCAAAAGATTGTAGGTTCTTTGACCTTCCAGACGAAAAAGGCTTACCGCAACAATGATGCCTGTGGTGAGCAGCATAACCACCAGAATGACGGTGATTTGCTCGAACCTTTTCATTTCAGCATTGATGGATGCTTGCAGCAGGCTCTTGACCTGGTCCGCCTGGTCGATAAAGCCGGCAAACACCTGGTCAAATTTCTGATCGATGCCGGAACCCGGCAGGGAGGCTGCGTAGTTGCCATAACGCTCTTCAGCAATACGGCGGAATTGATCAAGTGCTTTGCGTACTGACTCAATCTGCTGACGCATCGATTTCGATTGCAGTGGTACGAAGGTTCCCTCCTGATTGCTGCCCCCCTCAAGCAGGGCGCGTGCATACCAGTCGGACTCATCCAGATAGTGCCAGACATCCTCGATCAGTTCATTACGGTCGCCGGAGATGATCTCCTCGAACCAGAGGTGTGCCATGGTGGCATTGTGCTTGATTTCCATCGCCGCATCGATCTGTGGTGCATGGCGACGGGCCATTTGATCACCAGTGAACGACAGATAACCGACAATGCCGAGTGAGATCAGCAGGGTCACGCCAAAGCCTATGGAGAGATGTCCGATCTTCGGTGGTTTCATTTTGTTGTCATCCCAATTCCATTTCCTCTCTAAGGATTATCGGGTTGAGGTCATTACTTACCGTACACGCAGCGAGGATATCAGTGCGTCTGAATGGTTAATCCTTGTAGGAATCTAAGGGTATTGAGTGTCATTCTGCGATCAGGATCTGTGGATATCAACTCCCATATAATTAGGTTTTTACTTGAAATCACCTGATGAGTGTTAACAGGCCCTAGCAGTCTCCAGGCCACTTACAGCAATGCATGACATTTCAATAATATCCTGCCTGCCCAGTCCGAACATCGCAAATATTTGGAAAATAAATAAAAAGATTGGGTAATGGAATTGCAATCCTAGCGTCAATTGAGCGTTATATTCGACTGTTAGGGTAGCGCCACCTAACAGGAGATATCTAGATGTCTGTACAGATGGTGCGTAGAGGAAGCGGTGGGCTTCCCATCTATCGGCAGATCAGTGATCTGTTGCGAAGAGAGATACAGGATCTCTATAAGGCGGGTGATGCTTTGCCCCCGGAAGGGGAGCTGGCGATACGATTCAATGTCAACCGCCATACCCTGAGAAGAGCGATTGATGAACTCGTCAATGAAGGACTGGTAATACGCCGGCACGGATCAGGTGTTTTCGTTTTGTCGCCAACAATTGATTACTGTATCAATGCAGAAACCCGCTTCACTGCCACACTGGAGAGCAAAGGCAAGACAACCCAGAGCAGAGTATTACGTAAACAGATCATCCTGGCCAAGGGTGGCGTTGCCTCACGCTTGCAGGTGCCGGTAGGGGAGGAGGTGATCTTTCTTGAGACCCTGCGTGAAGTAGACAGCAAGCCATTCTGTGTAATCTCCCACTTTCTGCCATTACAACAGGTACCCCAGGTCCTGGCCGATTACAACAGCGGTTCACTGCATGCCTTTCTCGAACAGCAGAGCAATATCAAGGTACTGCGAAGTGAGAGTCTGATCAGCGCTGTGATTCCTGAAGCTGATGATGCAGTTCTGTTGAATATGCCCCGCAATCTACCGGTACTGCGGGTTAAGAGCGTCAATTTGGCGGTCCACAACAAGAGACCGGTGGAATATGTGGTAACGCGATTTAGAGGCGATGCCACACAACTCTCTGTTAATCCCTAGCAACATTACCCAACTGTCGAGGAAAAGTAATGAAACTGAAGAAACTGTTAGCTGCGGGCATCGCCGCAGTCATTTTATCCACTCCTGTGTTTGCAGCCAAGCTGCCGGATGGTACTAAAGAAAACCCACTGCGTGTGTTGATGATTCCAGCGGATACCGGTACCAATGATATCACCCAGGACTATGCCCCTGTGTTCAATGGCATCACCAAGCACTACGGGATTCATTTCAAACTGGCGGCCGGTGAGAGTTATGCGGCTGTAGTCGAAGGTATGTGCAATAATCAGGCTGATATCGCCTGGTATGGCGCTGTGACTTATGGACAGGCCAACAAGAAGTGTGGTGTTGATTTGCTGGCAGTGGATGTGAAGAAAGGTGACGCATCTT
It encodes the following:
- a CDS encoding alpha/beta fold hydrolase → MMRKPTALLFLLSLLFVSLNVNAKPHEREWYEQERVFGGQVYLRTAGNPNKPPVVMVHGLGDEASTCWEDILQRLKKDYFIFTFDLPGFGRSTKQNALYSPVNYARLIHQLTDKHVGKPFHLVGHSMGGAISLQFTHSYPAAVKTLTLIDAAGILHRQAYTKYLAPLGVDKVLNQYNVFNERKVTDLAGALMSALEKRYPVNMDLLINLEPFRNKVLRGDPSAIAGLALVQNDFSRIPETIHQPTLIVWGDQDKIAPVRTGYVLESLMPNARLELIPNGGHVAFIDQPELFHDMLRPHLSQSYKTKAKSSTKPASQPFRQTVQCNSESGHVISGRIGSLLIQGCEDVKVLDAEINNIVIFDSSVSLRNTRVIAMGTALKTRNSNVHITGGHLEGEVAIEANNSRLDIAGTQLVGHQAAVKAPEDSTLIFSLGRIDSPLYEDLVIHGMKVVAPGSYL
- the ppnN gene encoding nucleotide 5'-monophosphate nucleosidase PpnN, with product MSKASQKKLSTATHNEDKPPITRLSATVRPGGSLEVLSHLEVSDLLDTSARGLYGLFRRCALAVLNCGSETDNAKDIFDSYRDFGIHLIQSNRGIQLRLENAPGSAFVDGRMIRGIQEHLFAVLRDIIYVHNEIQNNPAYDLDDPVHITSAVFHILRNARVLHTGMDPNLIVCWGGHSIGRSEYDYSKEVGYQLGLRGLNICTGCGPGAMKGPMKGAALGHAKQRIGNGRYLGITEPGIIASEPPNPIVNELVIMPDIEKRLEAFVRTGHGVVIFPGGAGTMEELLYLLGILMHHDNREHAFPLILTGPAECADYFDEIDRFIGIALGDQARQYYQVIIDDSEAVAKAMAEDMERVRSYRYDGNDAFYFNWQLHIETDLQHPFIPTHEAMAKLQLNRQQQAHLAAANLRKAFSGIVAGNVKEDGIRAVERHGPFMLHGEQQVVDAMDRLLIAFAEQNRMKLQGDYSPCYHLALE
- a CDS encoding malate dehydrogenase, with amino-acid sequence MKPAVKVTITGAAGHIGYALAFRVASGDMFGQDQPVILRLLEIPQAISSLNGVGMELEDCAFPLLHDIVLTDDPSIGFRGTDYAILIGAKPRSKGMERKDLITENAKIFSNQGKSINDHASPDVRVLVVGNPANTNALIAAANAPNLKLSQFTAMTRLDHNRALGQLANKTNSLVSDITRMTIWGNHSMTQYPHIDNCQINGKPVFDLVNQDWAIDHFIPRIQRRGAEIIEARGLSSAASAADAVVDHVHDWALGTRDDDWVSMAVHSDGSYGIDEGVVFSFPVKCKNGEYEIVQGLEPDDFSIARLKASEKELLEERKIIEDLLPNR
- a CDS encoding antibiotic biosynthesis monooxygenase family protein — translated: MFIVANRVPVAEAFEEMFEARFQARSGQIEKQPGFVRMQVLKPSDPDTPYIVLTSWQDKAAFENWVGSDDFRQAHANPMPKEAFAGEGAIEMHEVIIEAESAKAN
- a CDS encoding SagB family peptide dehydrogenase, producing the protein MIANHSTSTLELVRAYHERTKHHFDRYASGPDFLDWEQQPNPFRQFESAPQIKLPLEFEKLPEPGLNSLSKLQPQLAIKDWGLTEISSLLRFSMGLAAWKVYGPDRWSLRCNPSSGNLHPTETYLLVSGLKSLKDGVYHYAPYPHALELRGETGSAVQSQPQILLAFSSIAWREAWKYGERAYRYVQLDIGHAIGALAYSAAALGCCLQRLPVSRGELAKLLGLDRQEDFKDAEDEYPDLIFRLQEQPDPTADSSRADEIELPTTSQWHGNANRLSQQPSHHWPLIDELEQPLMACPPCRQAPLEESIPAPASVPDQPIHQIILQRRSAQAFNGKSILQQSHFYQILDHCLPRAIEQPWKSWPYQPRIHLLLFVHRVEGLSPGLYLLPRSQQALPWLKQNLDEDFSWQAIEACPAHIPLHQLVSTEVKKAARALSCHQDIAASSFFSLGMLAEFDTALQASGPLAYPELFWEAGLIGQVLYLQAEAHGVRGTGIGCFFDDAVHQIAGVKDSGLQSLYHFTVGEAKPDNRLQTLPAYRHLGR
- a CDS encoding BolA/IbaG family iron-sulfur metabolism protein, with product MNEQDLMQRIKEIYPDAEISVAGESCSFEVNVTTPAFADMKSLQRQRSILTLFNQEIASGELHALTIRAKTPDEVAAS
- a CDS encoding carboxysome shell carbonic anhydrase domain-containg protein → MDIHNKPIQERIDWLFNHAHNHSCNYTNPESWLARTRYLAEHPTAIAVLKCMDGRINIPIATNTPKGIIQPFRNLGGMFDLGWPHLGEVLASYVQNIISEGRHTMILITYHFSKGDPQRGCAGFNYDTEAAKAHTFEIKRQVEAVFGGGHQTVYPIVCGFETDEDALILHGSNGELLNMADIKPFERDTLRPRLEALFPDMSQQMCEDLLPLIAGNLDHIEAARKIDRELNIEHREWMICIGRGFDFLHMPNIALIIGPYSPSLADPIHKAAGIIESNMKAGRIPDDGFLLFASVPFQDVGVDQARAKMKSNFLCEFAAKEIRQSNPQLAEKMHVKSAVLNWQSRALEIMNEGP
- a CDS encoding putative bifunctional diguanylate cyclase/phosphodiesterase, producing MKPPKIGHLSIGFGVTLLISLGIVGYLSFTGDQMARRHAPQIDAAMEIKHNATMAHLWFEEIISGDRNELIEDVWHYLDESDWYARALLEGGSNQEGTFVPLQSKSMRQQIESVRKALDQFRRIAEERYGNYAASLPGSGIDQKFDQVFAGFIDQADQVKSLLQASINAEMKRFEQITVILVVMLLTTGIIVAVSLFRLEGQRTYNLLTIEQRNKEIESQNNRLDYLAHFDSLCGLPNRTLFIDRLETAITHAKRKLNCVAMLFIDLDRFKSVNDRLGHDNGDKLLTFVAKRIQQSLREDDSVARLGGDEFTVILADLDDRDQATAAAQSVAENITHELAKSYNINGHQVELSASIGIAIYPYDAQEADELVINADHAMYEAKKNTRDSFLFYSDEINKRVKRTLQVEHDLRTAIREQQFTVYFQPQWDLHNDTICGFEALVRWQHPTEGLMLPGEFIQIAEYSGQIAEIDLMVLKMACQQQQQWLKQGLKPGKMAVNISAMLFSQSDIAKIVSSNITEFCLSGHELELELTESAMLHDINHTKEVFKQLGHIGIPLAIDDFGTGYSSMAYLHNLPAKVIKIDRTFIRDIERNKTGQAIVQSMLELAENMGMEAIAEGIETNQEHGFVRSTKCRIGQGYLLGRPMTAEQAHSLLISQQDENVTLMPPREQ
- the phnF gene encoding phosphonate metabolism transcriptional regulator PhnF codes for the protein MSVQMVRRGSGGLPIYRQISDLLRREIQDLYKAGDALPPEGELAIRFNVNRHTLRRAIDELVNEGLVIRRHGSGVFVLSPTIDYCINAETRFTATLESKGKTTQSRVLRKQIILAKGGVASRLQVPVGEEVIFLETLREVDSKPFCVISHFLPLQQVPQVLADYNSGSLHAFLEQQSNIKVLRSESLISAVIPEADDAVLLNMPRNLPVLRVKSVNLAVHNKRPVEYVVTRFRGDATQLSVNP